The nucleotide sequence AGAAGCGCGCGGAGGTTCATCGTCGGGCGCCTCGCTGAGCGCGTCCGCCAAGCCATGCTCACGGCGCCCATGTCGCGCGCCCCGGACTGGGGGAGCACGAGGCTTGCGACCCGCTCGGCGACCGAATGGGTCTCTCGCCCTGTCATGGCGTGGCTTTGCGGCGCATCGTCGTCGAGACGATAGGCCGTTGTTGGCACTCCGTCAATAACGGATGACCAGAGCTTCAAGGCAGCCCTATGGCAGCGGTTGCCCTCTCTGCCAAGCTGAGTGAGACAGCAGCCTGAAGAAGCGCGGCCCGCCGGCGAAGGTGCCCGACGCGAGCGCCCGGCGAGTCGCCGAGCAGGAGAAGGAACTGGCACGGGCCCAGGTGCGGCTCAAGCGCGCCGAGGCCCTGCTGGACCTCCAGAAAAAGCATCGGAAATCCTGGGAGTGGAGTTGCCCAAGCCCGACGAGGAGCCCTGATGCGCGTGGCGGTGCGGCTCGAACAAGGCATCCAGCCACTCGGGACTCAAGGCACGCTGCATGTAGCTGTTCGCCGTGCCCCGTCCTGGGTTCGAACTGCCCCTCGCTCTGGCAACGCCCCCGTCCTGACCAGCTCGGTGTCGGGACGGGGTGCAGCGAGCAGTAACGAAGGTGATGCGCTACGACCAAGTCAATGACTCGGCCATGGACGTCCGCCGCTGAGCCCGCGGCGCCCGAGCGTGCAGAGAGGTCAAGGACAGCCGCAGAACCAGTACTCGGAGAAGGGCAGCCCCGTGCACCCGCTCTCGACAATCCTCCCGTCACAGTAGTGATACGCCAGGCCGCAATTCACACCGTTGTCGTAGAAGTACTGGGCATAGTGGACCTGGTTGTGACTGCACATCGCCATGGCGCTCACCTCGTCCCGGGACTCGGGCGGAGCGGCAGGGAGCGTGGCGTCGTCCGGGGCCTCCTCCATCCCGCCCCCGCAACCCGCGACCAGCCCTGCAAACATTAGCGCTCCGATCAATCCTCGCATGCATCCTCCTGGTGTGAAGCCTCGTGAGAGGCACACAGAGGATAGCTCGGATTCTGGGATTGAATAGTGGTTCGTCCTGCCCATCTCTGGCGGTTGGTACGCCAGGCCCCAAAATCCCAGGCGCGAGCCACAACGTGATGGGCCGCCCGGTGCACTGGCAATCGGAGTACCGTCGTGCCTGGAGGCTTCATGAATCCCCATCGCACCCTTGCCCTCTTCGTGGCCGCCACCGCAGCCGTATGCGCGACGGGCTGCGTGCGCCGCGCCGACCCCTCCCCTGCCGTGCCAGCCCCGAGCGCGAAAGCCGCCGGGGCCCCAGTCACGCTCCACGTGCTCGCGCTCAAGGCCTATGTGTACCGGGAGCCCCACCGTCAGGCGCCTCCCTCCGTGTCGCTGCCCATCTCGACGTCTGTCGTCGTGGCCGCGGACACGACCCGGAGCGCGGACGGAGTGTCCTTCCGGCGCATCGTGGGCGGTCCGGGTGACGGCGGGTTCGTTGCCCAGGAGGACCTGGGCGACGCGCCTCCGACAGCGTGGCAAAGCCTCGAACAGGCACGCACCCTGCTGGGCGAAGGCAAGCTGGACGCGGCCGTGGCCTGGGGCGAGCGGTCGGCCGCGCTCGATGCTTCATCACGTGAAGCGTGGGACCTGCTCGCGGCCATCCATGATGCGCGCGGGGACGTCGTCCAGGCGCGGGCGGTCTACGCCCGTCGCTCGCGGCTTCCCGCGCAGCCTGCTCCCGTGGAGGAAGTGGCTTCGGGCTCCCGCGCCGCCGCGGGCGAGCAGCGGTACATCGCCGCGACGAAGCTGCGCGTGCGCGCGAGTCCCTCCCGCACGGCGAAGGTCGTCTCCGAGCTTGTCCTGAACACGCCGGTCGACGTGCTCGGGCTGGAGGGAGACTTCGCGAAGGTCGCTTGGACGTCCCAGTCCAAGGACGTATGGATCGTCGACCTCTCCGCCGACGCAGCCCGGAGCGCGGAGGAGGCCGCCGAGCGGAGGATGGGCTACGTGGGCGCAGACTACCTCGTGTCCAAACCCTCCACGCGCGAGGAGCTCCTGGCACGCGCCGCGGAGGCAGAGCCTGAAGGCCGCTTTGTCGAGGCGGCGAGGGCCCTGGAGCGCGCCTCCCTCGTCACCCCGAATGATGGCACGCTGCTCGGGCGGCTGACGCGCGTCGCAGCCTCGGCGAAGCTCTATCCCCTTGCCGCCAGCGCCGCGCTGAAGACGGTGGCCCTCGCGTCCACCCCCGCCTCCTCCGGACGGCAGACGAACGGGCCCGTGGAGATGGCGATGTACTTCGGATGTGTCCGGCCGCCCCCCCTGGAGCCTGAAAGCGCCTGCACCGCGAAGTTCGACTCGCTGGGCACGTGCGCGCCCTGCGGCCCGGCGAGCTCGGAAATCGACAGAACGGGGAATGAGACGCCGGAGGAGTTGGAGGAGATGCAGCGAAGCGACGAGGCCAATCAGGAAAGCCACCGGGAGTCGCTCGCGGAGCATACGAAGGAGAAGCAGCAACTGGCGAAGGAGACCTCGGCGCTGCGGCGCAAGTTTCCCAGTGGTCCCTGGGTGCGAGCGCGCATCCAGGGCTCCCGCGAGCTGAATGCGAAGGGCAGCCGGGTGTTCGTGTACGCGCTCTCGTTCGGCGTCACGAGCGCATGCGACTCGCACACCAGCCGCATCGGCTACGACGCAATCCGATTTCCCGTGGAGGCGCGCCCCTGGCCCGACGAAGGCGAGTCGCTCGAGGTATGGGCCACGGGCGGCGGCTACGAGAACGTCCTCTACGGCGTCGTCGCGGCGGCGGCCAAAGAGGAGGCCCGGGACCTCATCCGAGGGGACCGGACCCCTTCTGGCAACACCTACTACCTCGGCTCCCCCGAGGACATGGTGCCCAAGCCCTTCATCGCCGGCCCCTGGCATGACTGTGGTTGCTGCGGGTGTTGAGGTGCCTGCTGGCTGGAAACGGTGTCGCCCGGCCTGTCTCTTCCCGTCAGGAGGGGGCGTTCATGCCCCCCATGCAGCGACGCTTGCTCACGCCGACCGAACCAGCGCAACCGCGTCGGGGCCCGCGGGGAAACGGAGCTTCTCCGACGTGTCGTTCGCGGCGTGCCAGACCGCTTCGGCCACGTCGGACTCGCGCGTCACCGCGGCCGGCTGCCCGAATGAGGCGAAGATGCGCTGTGCGAAAGGCGCATACGCCTCGGGGAACAGCCCTTCCATGCGGGGGCCGCCGTTGCTCGTGAAACGGGTGCTCGGGCAATAGCCCGGCTCGACGAGCTTCACGCGCAGGTTGAAGGCCTCGAGCTCGAACGCGAGCGACGCCGTGAACCCTTCGATGGCCACCTTGCTCGCGGTATACACAGCCACCAGCGGCATCGGCGCCAGCGTCGCGCTGGACGTCACGTTCACGACCACTCCCGACCTGCGTGCGCGAAACCGGGGCAGCACCGCCTGCGTCATTGCCATCACCCCGAAGACGTTGGTCTCGAACACGTCACGCACCGTGGCCATCGGCGTGGCCTCGAAGGCCCCCATGAGCCCGATGCCCGCGTTGTTGACGAGCACGTCGATGGGCCCGCTCGCCTCCAGCGCCGCCGCGATGCTCTCGGGCTTCGTCACGTCGAGCGGCACCACGCGCAGCCGGTCCGAACGAGGGAGGACGTCCTCGCGTGGCGTTCGCATGGTAGCGACCACGTTCCAGCCCTGCGCGTGAAAGTGGCGCGCGGTCTCGAGTCCGTAGCCGGAGGAGCAACCCGTGATGAGCACCGTCTTCATGACCACCCTCCCGCGTTGAGCAACAGGCCAGCCAGTTCGTCGCCTCTTCCCGGAAGAGCAGTCATTGTCGCCCGGAATCCGTACGTTGCCTTCATGTCGACTCCTTGCCGCGATTCGCGCGGCGTCGATGGTCCCAAGGTACTTGCGGCCGACAGGACTCTCCACCACGTATGGTCCGTATTTCTTTTGCTAGAGTCCGGCCATGACCGACCCGCTCTCGGAAGTCATCGCCCTGCTTCAGCCACGAGCCGTCTTCTCGAAGGGCATCAGCGGAGCGGGCCGCTGGGGTGTTCGCTACTCGGACTTTGGCCAGCCGAGCTTCTGTGCCGTGCTCGAAGGGCGCTGCCGACTCGCTGTCGACGGCCAGCCCGCCCTCACGCTCGAGGCGGGCGATTTCGTACTCCTGCCGGCGACGCCGGGCTTCACCATGTCCGGCTTCGAGCCGGTGACCCCCGAGCGCATCGACCCCAAGGTGACGCCCTCTCCGAAGGGTGAGGTGCGTTACGGCACGCGTGGCGGCCGTCCCGACGTGCG is from Pyxidicoccus trucidator and encodes:
- a CDS encoding SDR family oxidoreductase, whose translation is MKTVLITGCSSGYGLETARHFHAQGWNVVATMRTPREDVLPRSDRLRVVPLDVTKPESIAAALEASGPIDVLVNNAGIGLMGAFEATPMATVRDVFETNVFGVMAMTQAVLPRFRARRSGVVVNVTSSATLAPMPLVAVYTASKVAIEGFTASLAFELEAFNLRVKLVEPGYCPSTRFTSNGGPRMEGLFPEAYAPFAQRIFASFGQPAAVTRESDVAEAVWHAANDTSEKLRFPAGPDAVALVRSA